The following coding sequences lie in one Synechococcus sp. PCC 7336 genomic window:
- a CDS encoding Rpn family recombination-promoting nuclease/putative transposase gives MSLGAAIARLSIEPIAQAGERFAQVVRSVRENIDDPTLQGEIIGLIEEMAIERFPSLSK, from the coding sequence TTGTCCTTGGGGGCCGCGATCGCGCGACTGTCCATCGAGCCGATCGCGCAAGCGGGGGAACGGTTTGCGCAGGTGGTTCGCTCCGTTCGTGAGAACATTGACGATCCCACCCTCCAAGGGGAGATAATCGGATTGATTGAGGAAATGGCGATCGAACGATTTCCCTCGCTTTCCAAGTAG
- a CDS encoding peroxiredoxin codes for MTLQLGDTVPNFTQQSTAGEINFYDWAGDSWVVFFSHPADYTPVCTTELGEVAKLKPEFEKRRAKVIALSVDDVNSHNGWVGDINETQSTTVNYPIIADADSSVANLYGMIHPNANAKVTVRTVFVVDPNKKLRLTITYPPSTGRNFDEILRAIDSLQLTDNYSVATPVNWKDGEDVVVSPAISTPDAKQKFPKGVTEIKPYLRMTPQPNR; via the coding sequence ATGACTCTCCAATTAGGCGACACCGTTCCCAATTTCACACAACAAAGCACTGCTGGCGAGATTAACTTTTATGACTGGGCTGGCGACAGCTGGGTGGTCTTTTTCTCTCATCCCGCCGACTATACCCCCGTTTGCACAACCGAGCTGGGGGAAGTGGCCAAACTCAAACCCGAGTTCGAAAAACGAAGGGCCAAAGTCATTGCCTTGAGTGTAGACGATGTTAACTCCCACAACGGTTGGGTTGGGGATATTAACGAAACCCAAAGCACCACTGTCAACTATCCCATCATTGCCGATGCCGACAGTTCTGTGGCAAATCTCTACGGCATGATCCATCCCAACGCCAACGCCAAGGTGACTGTGCGAACAGTATTTGTCGTCGACCCCAACAAAAAACTGCGTTTGACCATTACCTATCCCCCCAGCACGGGCCGTAATTTTGACGAAATTTTGCGGGCGATCGACTCGTTGCAGTTAACTGATAACTACAGCGTCGCTACCCCTGTCAATTGGAAGGATGGTGAAGATGTTGTCGTCTCTCCCGCTATTTCCACTCCTGATGCCAAGCAGAAGTTCCCGAAAGGCGTCACGGAAATCAAGCCCTATCTGCGCATGACTCCCCAGCCCAATCGCTAG
- a CDS encoding SUMF1/EgtB/PvdO family nonheme iron enzyme, with amino-acid sequence MFTSLLRHRTFTLGLVCAIGLLCSQCDRVAQSQADFDRAECEASGEFAWVEAGEFIAGSDRAERDYGYRISAEGASDDPERIAAIEQRLRQSRWFEWEEERQVRSLAAVCMGRNLVANADYKEFLEATGHRLPGISEPEYREQGFLVHPYSEVERFLWKGGEYPSGERRHPVVLVSYEDAVAYAQWRGDRDGASYRLPTAAEWEKAARGTDERYFPWGSEWRAGATNAAPSGIWHTSEVGAFELSRSPYGVEDMAGNVFEYTSTLEQRRGRTVSVMKGCSWDDSIGFCRAAYRHTRPIESRHILFGFRLVRDR; translated from the coding sequence TTGTTTACATCTTTGCTGCGACATCGGACATTCACGCTGGGGCTGGTCTGTGCCATTGGCCTCCTCTGCAGCCAGTGCGATCGTGTGGCCCAATCGCAAGCCGACTTCGATCGCGCGGAATGCGAGGCTAGCGGAGAGTTTGCCTGGGTGGAGGCGGGAGAGTTTATTGCGGGAAGCGATCGAGCCGAGCGGGATTATGGCTATCGGATTTCCGCTGAAGGAGCGTCTGACGACCCCGAACGGATTGCGGCGATCGAGCAGCGCTTGCGCCAGTCGAGGTGGTTTGAGTGGGAAGAAGAGCGGCAGGTGCGATCGCTGGCGGCGGTGTGTATGGGGCGCAACTTGGTCGCGAATGCTGACTATAAGGAGTTTCTGGAGGCGACTGGGCATCGGCTGCCGGGAATTTCGGAGCCAGAGTATCGGGAGCAGGGGTTTTTAGTGCATCCCTACAGCGAAGTGGAGCGGTTTTTGTGGAAGGGAGGGGAGTACCCCAGTGGAGAAAGGCGGCATCCAGTGGTGTTGGTGTCTTATGAGGATGCGGTGGCCTACGCACAGTGGCGGGGCGATCGCGATGGGGCCAGTTATCGCTTGCCGACGGCGGCGGAATGGGAGAAGGCGGCACGGGGAACAGATGAGCGATATTTTCCCTGGGGAAGTGAGTGGCGAGCGGGGGCGACGAATGCAGCCCCCAGCGGGATTTGGCATACCAGCGAAGTGGGGGCGTTCGAGCTCAGTCGCAGTCCTTACGGTGTGGAGGATATGGCAGGCAATGTGTTTGAGTACACGTCAACTTTGGAACAGCGCAGGGGGCGTACGGTGTCGGTGATGAAGGGCTGTTCGTGGGATGACTCAATTGGGTTTTGTCGGGCGGCTTACCGCCACACTCGACCGATTGAGTCGCGGCACATTTTGTTTGGCTTTCGATTGGTGCGCGATCGCTAA
- a CDS encoding GvpL/GvpF family gas vesicle protein — translation MDVESGQSMYTYAFLQAPELTLQLPNGIEGRLELVRQAGMAALTEPDLEFGQVRQNDARLLQAAVVHDRVMCAVFAQVPLLPLQFGTVFQSRQKLLGHLQQHQQRYLDKLERLANCVEYCCKLTPRQLQPAERIEENNGDRSDAESAAVGSEAQFCQREVEKQSILAQIARNYPRLVAQRQGKIERAYVLVQRGQVWELEEQVIRWRSQLRNWQLELGEPLPPYHFV, via the coding sequence ATGGATGTCGAGTCTGGGCAGTCAATGTATACCTATGCGTTTTTGCAGGCTCCAGAGTTGACGCTGCAGTTGCCCAATGGCATCGAGGGGCGACTGGAATTAGTGCGGCAAGCTGGGATGGCGGCACTGACAGAGCCAGATTTAGAGTTCGGGCAGGTGCGGCAGAACGATGCTCGACTGTTGCAGGCCGCCGTGGTACACGATCGCGTCATGTGCGCGGTGTTTGCCCAAGTGCCCCTATTGCCCCTGCAGTTCGGAACTGTGTTTCAGTCGCGGCAAAAGTTATTGGGCCACTTGCAGCAACACCAGCAACGCTATCTCGATAAGTTGGAGCGGCTGGCCAATTGCGTGGAATATTGCTGTAAGTTGACCCCCCGTCAGTTGCAACCAGCCGAACGCATCGAAGAGAACAATGGCGATCGTTCCGATGCCGAGTCTGCGGCGGTTGGGTCGGAAGCTCAGTTCTGCCAGCGGGAAGTGGAGAAGCAAAGTATTTTGGCACAGATTGCTCGGAACTATCCTCGCTTGGTGGCCCAACGACAGGGCAAGATCGAGCGGGCTTATGTGTTGGTGCAGCGAGGACAGGTTTGGGAGCTAGAAGAGCAGGTGATCCGCTGGCGATCGCAGTTGCGCAATTGGCAGTTGGAGTTGGGAGAACCGCTGCCGCCCTATCACTTTGTTTGA
- a CDS encoding Uma2 family endonuclease: protein MVALQDYMTFAEYLAWEAEQELKYEYVDGQVYAMTGGTLAHSAIAARLCAAIINRIAGKPCQVFSPDAKVCISELGPCFYPDVSVSCDRRDLSANQFLQHPCLIVEILSPSTEAYDRGKKFAQYRRIETLQEYVLVSSEAIAVEVYRRANSGKWEYIPYGPEDKLQLNSLDLNIPVADLYENVTLLADADAS from the coding sequence ATGGTTGCCCTACAAGACTATATGACCTTCGCCGAATACTTAGCGTGGGAAGCAGAGCAGGAACTGAAATACGAATACGTAGACGGACAAGTCTATGCCATGACCGGCGGCACCCTCGCCCACAGCGCGATCGCCGCCCGCCTCTGTGCCGCCATCATCAACCGCATTGCGGGCAAACCCTGCCAAGTCTTTTCCCCAGACGCAAAAGTGTGTATCTCGGAGCTCGGTCCCTGTTTCTATCCAGACGTCAGCGTCAGTTGCGATCGCCGCGATCTCTCTGCCAATCAATTCCTCCAACATCCCTGCCTCATCGTCGAAATCCTTTCTCCCAGCACCGAAGCCTACGATAGAGGTAAAAAATTCGCCCAATACCGCCGCATTGAAACTCTGCAAGAATATGTCTTAGTCTCCTCAGAGGCGATCGCGGTCGAAGTCTATCGTCGAGCAAACAGCGGCAAGTGGGAATACATCCCCTACGGACCTGAAGATAAGCTGCAACTCAATAGCCTCGACCTCAACATTCCCGTCGCAGATCTCTACGAAAACGTCACTTTACTCGCCGATGCCGACGCCAGCTAG